Within the Miscanthus floridulus cultivar M001 chromosome 2, ASM1932011v1, whole genome shotgun sequence genome, the region TCACTCCATAGCATCAATTTCCCTAGCCCCTATAGTAGGATCAGTGCAAATAGCAAAAAAGAGAAGAATCTTCGTTGCTACTGCTATGCTATCGTGGACTCCTAAAAGCATCTAAGCCCCTAATTTAGGTTTTGGTAATTTAATTATGATGACGTTTGTGGACTAACATTTTCATGAGATTTGAAAGGTGAATGTTGGCCACAAGGAGAAATTGAGTTACATCGAATATCATGGTGTACAAAGTTGGCAGACATGATGGTTAGCTCAAGGCAAACGTAAGATTTTGTTTTAACTAGTCATGAGGTGATTAGAGGATGAGAAATGACCGGACTGATAGgctagatagccatactatcaagaggggttaATGATCTTTACTTGATGGTTATCTAGTGATGTCTTCGTCAATCATGCATGATAGTATGGCCCCTTGAACTTGACGGTTCTCTAGAATGAGTGGTAGTCGTCTAGTGCAAAATGAAATGCTCCCTTGAAGTATTTTTCATGCATACCGTGGATGGCCCGGACTATTATTGTAGTGGACTATATATCCATAGGAGGTCCTTGTGATAGTATGGGCCCTGGATACTCCCACTACAAGGGAAAATGCCCGGGATACCCCGGCGTATGTGTGATATGTTGATCACTAGTCGGACATAGATCCTACTACAGTCCTTTTCAAGAGGAGTCCAGAAAGAGTTTGCGTTCTCTAACTTAATTGAATAATGAACGAAAATGATTATAACTCTTTAAATTAAACTTTAAACATATTATGGAAATCAAATATACAAGGAGTTTGCACTCTCTAACTCAATTTTTATTTCTGCATTTACTTTGCATTTCTCAATGTTTGCTTATCTTTTCTagtttgcttgctaggttagttgtaggattggaacctaggtgcAAAACTTGTTTTGTGTTAGACATAACAATACTTAGAAATACTtagtgcacatctagatagaattTGTATAGGTTTTTAATAAGTAGTTCTCGGGCCTTAGTTTTTAAGTGACATAATGCACCCCTTCACTCGCTCTAAGCACGTAAATAGAGTAAAGATATGGGTCCCCCACCTTACCATCCATTCTGTTAGACAATTGCCTAATGATTTTATTGGATTTTGAGACAATCAGGAAATGGACCATTCTAAAATTGAACATCCGGAATTGTGGCATTTGGATCTGTTGACAGGCTTTGATCGAGCAACTGGTAAAGGTATATTTCTTGTCTTAAGCATCACGACCCCTTTAGCATACATAAACACAACTTGGTTTTTCTTATTACAATGTCTTAGATAAATAttgaataatgaaaaaaaaatgATTACAATCTTTTAAATCATAATAGCGTATTATAGAAAACAAATATACAGTCAAAGACTGAGTTTGACACTCGCACTGCACTCTATAAAAATGAACAAAAGGGAGTACACATTTCATAATAAACGTTTATAACTAAACTCAAGAAAAACACATATACACCCACGACGGGAAGTACATATATATTAACATAATAATTAACAGAAAAACTAACATCAGTAGTAATCATATATATGATCTTGCCATACACCGTACCCTATTATTAGAAACTTACGGGCAATAATATTTTGTCACCCATGGAGGTTCTTGAAGATGAGAGGCATCCCACATTTGGGTGTCAAGGAGACAACATACTTTGGCTTGTGAACGTACGTCGGGGAGAGGGAGAAGGTGAACTTCCTGAGGATGACCGCCATGACGATCTGTGCTTCTATGATGCCGAAGCTCTTGCCGGTGCAGGCTCTCGGGCCTAGCGAGAAAGACAGCAGCGCGTGTGGGTCCGTGGCGGCTCTGGCGACGCCATTGCAAAACCTCAAGGGGTTGAACTCGTCGGCGTCGGAGCCCCACACCTCCTTGTCCCGCTGCAGCAGGCCGATGGGGATCGATATCACGGTCCCCTGGGGCACCTCGATGCCCCTGAGCACGGCGTCCGAAGCGGTCGTCCGTTGTATGTACACGATCGGCGGGTAGAGCCTCAGTGTCTCCAGCAGAACCATGTGAAGCTGCACGTATGCACGTCATCTTGTAGAAGTGAATGCAGAATGCATGCTTTTATTTGTCGTTATGAGAGTGGAGAGCTGCGTGATTGTCGGTACGTACCAACTTGAGTCTGGAGAGGGTGTCGGAGTTGGgaacgtcgccgtcgccgccgcggaaCTCGCGGAGGACCTCCTCCCTGACCTGGTCCTGCCACTGCGGGTGCGTGCTGAGCAGGAACATGGtccacacgaggagggtggcggTGGTCTCCTGCCCGGCGCCGAAGAAGGTCTTGCACTCGTCGATCACCTCTCCGGTGGTcagcgtcgtcgtcgtccctTCGTCGTCGCTCCCAGCTTGCCGCTCCGGCGGCTCCGGCGACCATGCCTCCAGCAGGAGCCCGAGGAGGTCGTCGCCATAGCCGCCACCGCCGCAGTTGGCGGCGGCCACCCGCCTCGCCATCATCGCCGTGATCTTGGTCCTCAACAGCTTGTCCAGACGTCGCACCGTTAGGTTGCGCCGAGTCGGCAGATGCCTGGAAAAGAGGGGGGAAATTATTGGAACCGGAACCAAAGTTGTTTGTCGAAAAATGCCACGAGCTTGCATTGTTATTGTTATTTGTTATTACCAGAGTATGGGACCATCCAACATGGCCTTGGCGCCCATCTTCTGCATCTGGTGCATCAAGACGAGGACCTCGCCGGCTTCCTGGTGGCTGGTGCCGAAAGCGGCGCGGCCGATGATTTCTGCGGTCAGGTCGCAGATGGCGCGGTCCACTTGTATCTCCGCTCCTTGACGAGCACCGCGGTGCAGTAGCTGCTCACACCATCGCTGCGCCATCTGCTCCGTTGCTTCTGCCGTCACCGCCGACATGCTCTGAACTCGACCAAAGTCAGTTGCTAAATCTGCCTATATATGAAAAttaatatatatacacatatggtGCATGTGCGTGATCTTGTGAACGATGACGACGGCGACCTTGATCCTCTCGTGGTTGAAAGCTGGAAGGACAACTTTCCTGTGCCGTTTCCAGTCGTCGCCGTTTGCTAGTATGAGCCCGTTGCCCAACAGGACTTTGAAGACGGGGATCATGAAGTCCTTGGCAAACAGGCCCGTCCTGTCTGTAAGCActtccttaatcagctctaaatCAACTGAGAAGATCGCAGGGGTTGGCCCGATCCAGTACAGGAATGTCCTCCCTGATTGACCAAATGAAAGAAATAATCTCATGATGAGGACCTTTTTTGGTTCAAACTTcaaagcatgcatgcatgtgcgttCGCAATGTACGTATCTTTGGAggtccttttttttttgttgttgttgttgagaaaACGTATCTTAGGAGATCTGTAAATATAGAGTTTCATTAGGCCCAAGTTCTGGTTGATGCCATGCATGGCCGCGCTGGTCCTGCTGTGCGTGTTGCTTGGCTGACCCATACGGTTCCTGGTGGGCCTTCTCAGGATTACTGCTGGGCCGGTGATGGAAATATACTGGGCCCGAGAATGTCTGCACTCTACAAGATGCTGGCCCGCGTAGTGACAGTGGTTTGGGTAGTGTACACTGTATAGGTATAGTTAAGAGCCGGCTCTTTGCTTTGGTTGAAGAAGTTTATTTATCTCAGCTACTAGTAACTCATGTTTACATTACGGGCCCTCGTCGTAGAAACACAGAATTGAGCTTATGAAGAAACTagggatcacaaatgagaggatGCGGAGGCCTTTTTTGCAAAGTATATTTACACACGCATTTCCCTTTGCCATTCTCATCATCAAAAGTGCGCGGCCATCCGTTTGGACGAATATATAGGTATTGTTGCTTTTTAATAAAATATAGTATACACATTCCCGCACAAAAAAGCATGGCTCTATTCtgctctgtttcaaattataaaacgttttgacATTTCTAAATCGCTCTATGGGAATCCTGCTACCAAAAGCGGGGTCGTGGATCGGTCCACGTCGCTCGCTAACCCGATAGCCGTTGGATCGAGGGCTCCTGCGATTTGGTCCGTTCGATACGGGTCCATTCGGGTATCGCACCCGTTTAAACATCGACCAGATTGAACCTTCGTCAGGCGCGGCTTCTCTGCATGCTCCCTCGCCCCAGCCTGCGCATCGCCAGCTGCACTGCACATCACCGTCGGCCGTATACAGCATCGGAGAGTCAGTCACGCCTGCTCTGGGGCCGCCGCACCGGCAGCAGAGGGTGCCTCGCCCTGCCAAGGCTAGCGGCAGGTCCGCCCCGCCAGGGGCCTAGGCCACCGCATCGCGGTGCCGTGGGGCGGGTATGCCGCTATCAACATCAATGTTCTAAATAGCGGGATTTAGCCCCCGCTATAGTGCTATTTAGCCTTTGGGGAGCTCCACAGCTAAGCTACACCACTTTTGACGCTAAATGGAATTTGCCGCTAATAGCAGCTAATAGCCGGTGAAATAGCACTCAAATGGAGGCACCTTAGCTCCACTATGAGGCCAGACTGAGCATGGGCTTTCAGCACCTTGTGGCCCAAATCACACGGCAGTCCAAATCGAGTCAATACACGCATTGGAGACTGGTAACCCTAGCCACAGACCACAGCCACCCATTCGTCTCGTGTTTCTTCAGACAGCGGCGGCTGCGGTCTCTACGCGAGGAATTGCTTCGACCggcggtggctgctgctgctgcttcgacCAGCGGCGGGCTTCTTCTCAGCTCTCGACGAGAGTAGTTCTCGCGGCCGCGGCGACGTGGTAGCAGTTGCTGCTGTTGGCCGACAAGCAGCAGGGAGTTTGATCTGCAAGCAGCCGTCTTCGAAGTGCGGCTGCGGGGCGACGAGCAACTTTGATTGGGGAGCAACGAGCTGGTGACCATGTCCCAACCAGAGCAGACAGGCAAGTTCCTTCCTTTCCCGCTTAAACGCTTTACTAATTTGCTACTGCTGATGTTGAATGGTTTACTCTTTACTGTAAATAAATTGACAATTATCCCATGAAGCAAGTAGAGTATCATATCTATTCCAGGTTGGTGCAGTAAGATGACCTTTTTATCTCATATTAATTTTTGTTGCTTAGGTGGTACTACATCTAAATCAGTAGAATAATCAGCTTCATGCAACAACATGGTGGCTAAATCATGGCTCAACTACACCTAATTTGAGGCTATTGGCGATAAAGATTCTAAGTTTGACATGTAGCTTCTCTGGTTTTGAGAGGAGTTGGTCAGTATTTGAACACGTAATAAAAATAATTGTACTTCCACAACTcacctacatgaatatatttttgCATCGTTATTCATTCCTTGAATTTTATTCACCTAAACAAAACTAGGTGTGCACGAAAAAGCACAACAGATTACTTCATGAGAGGATGAGAGACCTTGTATTTATCAAATTTAACTCCAAACTAAGGCATAAGAAAGAGAACAAGATGAGAGATCCCATAGAGAAGGAAATAAATGATGTGCTGGAGGATGATAACAATAAGTTCATTACTGAATTAGAACCAAATGCACATCAAAGTCAAGAAGATCAGGGATGTGCAGAAACAGCAGCAAAAGCACAAGAAGTAGCATCACAGGGAGCATCAACATCACAAGCAAACGCCAAAAGGAAAAAGCCTGTGCGCCCTAGGAAGAAATTCAGGACCATGGCATCTCTGACGAAGCCTCGGTCTGCAGCCTCTACTTCTGAATCAGAGGAAAATCAAGATGCTATGGAATCTACTGATATTGAAGATGATTAGATGAGTACAACAAACTATTTAAATGCTGAAATGCATGTGTGATATACTGATATGTATCAGACTATGGCCTATGCCTCCATGCCTTATGTTTGTTTGTCTATCTGTCACTGTTTAGTTGGTATGCAGTGTAATGTCTGTCAACCTTGTTTGAACTTTGAACTCATGTGTGTATGTGTCTATGTGATGTATCATGTATGAACTATGAAGTTGTGATCTGATGTGTTAGTAAGACTTTGAACTATCGGTCCCTAGTTACTTGATAATTGGTATTTGTAATGTGATCTtctatgtttattttgtgtaaaaTTACctgattttttatatattttttgctCAACCGCTAAATAGCTATCAAATGGCTTAGCCCGCTATAGCTTTTCTTAACCTTTGGGAGAGGCAGCCGCTAAGGGGCTTAGCCCAATATTTAAAACATTGATCAGCACGAGCGTCACGTGGGCCTTGGTCGCCGGCTCGCCGCCTTGCTGCTCACGGGCAG harbors:
- the LOC136539807 gene encoding cytochrome P450 709B2-like isoform X3 gives rise to the protein MEADQWPWAPPPLLLAAVLLALLLALWRRLVWQPRAVARSFARQGIRGPPYRFLAGSLPEVKRLARASRIRVPHLDVGCHDIMPILLPPFHRWVVEYGRTFLYWIGPTPAIFSVDLELIKEVLTDRTGLFAKDFMIPVFKVLLGNGLILANGDDWKRHRKVVLPAFNHERIKADLATDFGRVQSMSAVTAEATEQMAQRWCEQLLHRGARQGAEIQVDRAICDLTAEIIGRAAFGTSHQEAGEVLVLMHQMQKMGAKAMLDGPILWHLPTRRNLTVRRLDKLLRTKITAMMARRVAAANCGGGGYGDDLLGLLLEAWSPEPPERQAGSDDEGTTTTLTTGEVIDECKTFFGAGQETTATLLVWTMFLLSTHPQWQDQVREEVLREFRGGDGDVPNSDTLSRLKLLHMVLLETLRLYPPIVYIQRTTASDAVLRGIEVPQGTVISIPIGLLQRDKEVWGSDADEFNPLRFCNGVARAATDPHALLSFSLGPRACTGKSFGIIEAQIVMAVILRKFTFSLSPTYVHKPKYVVSLTPKCGMPLIFKNLHG
- the LOC136539807 gene encoding cytochrome P450 709B1-like isoform X1; translation: MEADQWPWAPPPLLLAAVLLALLLALWRRLVWQPRAVARSFARQGIRGPPYRFLAGSLPEVKRLARASRIRVPHLDVGCHDIMPILLPPFHRWVVEYGRTFLYWIGPTPAIFSVDLELIKEVLTDRTGLFAKDFMIPVFKVLLGNGLILANGDDWKRHRKVVLPAFNHERIKADLATDFGRVQSMSAVTAEATEQMAQRWCEQLLHRGARQGAEIQVDRAICDLTAEIIGRAAFGTSHQEAGEVLVLMHQMQKMGAKAMLDGPILWHLPTRRNLTVRRLDKLLRTKITAMMARRVAAANCGGGGYGDDLLGLLLEAWSPEPPERQAGSDDEGTTTTLTTGEVIDECKTFFGAGQETTATLLVWTMFLLSTHPQWQDQVREEVLREFRGGDGDVPNSDTLSRLKLMTCIRAASHGSAGDTEALPADRVHTTDDRFGRRAQGHRGAPGDRDIDPHRPAAAGQGGVGLRRRRVQPLEVLQWRRQSRHGPTRAAVFLARPESLHRQELRHHRSTDRHGGHPQEVHLLPLPDVRSQAKVCCLLDTQMWDASHLQEPPWVTKYYCP
- the LOC136539807 gene encoding cytochrome P450 709B1-like isoform X2, whose amino-acid sequence is MEADQWPWAPPPLLLAAVLLALLLALWRRLVWQPRAVARSFARQGIRGPPYRFLAGSLPEVKRLARASRIRVPHLDVGCHDIMPILLPPFHRWVVEYGRTFLYWIGPTPAIFSVDLELIKEVLTDRTGLFAKDFMIPVFKVLLGNGLILANGDDWKRHRKVVLPAFNHERIKSMSAVTAEATEQMAQRWCEQLLHRGARQGAEIQVDRAICDLTAEIIGRAAFGTSHQEAGEVLVLMHQMQKMGAKAMLDGPILWHLPTRRNLTVRRLDKLLRTKITAMMARRVAAANCGGGGYGDDLLGLLLEAWSPEPPERQAGSDDEGTTTTLTTGEVIDECKTFFGAGQETTATLLVWTMFLLSTHPQWQDQVREEVLREFRGGDGDVPNSDTLSRLKLMTCIRAASHGSAGDTEALPADRVHTTDDRFGRRAQGHRGAPGDRDIDPHRPAAAGQGGVGLRRRRVQPLEVLQWRRQSRHGPTRAAVFLARPESLHRQELRHHRSTDRHGGHPQEVHLLPLPDVRSQAKVCCLLDTQMWDASHLQEPPWVTKYYCP
- the LOC136539807 gene encoding cytochrome P450 709B2-like isoform X4; amino-acid sequence: MEADQWPWAPPPLLLAAVLLALLLALWRRLVWQPRAVARSFARQGIRGPPYRFLAGSLPEVKRLARASRIRVPHLDVGCHDIMPILLPPFHRWVVEYGRTFLYWIGPTPAIFSVDLELIKEVLTDRTGLFAKDFMIPVFKVLLGNGLILANGDDWKRHRKVVLPAFNHERIKSMSAVTAEATEQMAQRWCEQLLHRGARQGAEIQVDRAICDLTAEIIGRAAFGTSHQEAGEVLVLMHQMQKMGAKAMLDGPILWHLPTRRNLTVRRLDKLLRTKITAMMARRVAAANCGGGGYGDDLLGLLLEAWSPEPPERQAGSDDEGTTTTLTTGEVIDECKTFFGAGQETTATLLVWTMFLLSTHPQWQDQVREEVLREFRGGDGDVPNSDTLSRLKLLHMVLLETLRLYPPIVYIQRTTASDAVLRGIEVPQGTVISIPIGLLQRDKEVWGSDADEFNPLRFCNGVARAATDPHALLSFSLGPRACTGKSFGIIEAQIVMAVILRKFTFSLSPTYVHKPKYVVSLTPKCGMPLIFKNLHG